The following proteins are co-located in the Nocardia bhagyanarayanae genome:
- a CDS encoding TIGR01777 family oxidoreductase, which translates to MRIVVAGTSGFLGKYLVSKLNDEGHDVVRLVRREAVRPDEISWDPYGSSFDSGIVAGAGAVINLCGATVAGKRWSPAYKEEMRDSRIVPSRVLSRAVAETGVPVLLNASAAGWYGDSGDQDVDEFAPHGTDFLGTMCRDWEAATEAASAAGVRVVLLRTANVLSADSMLIEKLRPLFRLGLGGKFGTGRQYLPWITLHDWLAAVNWLLTFSVSGPVNLSAPETVTNAEFTSAFAAAMNRRAVLTLPGAVLKLIGGEGGAELLHGHKMVPKVLVGNGFEFAHGTLDQAMKYTFAVR; encoded by the coding sequence ATGCGTATCGTGGTCGCCGGGACATCGGGGTTCCTCGGCAAGTATCTGGTCTCCAAGCTGAACGACGAGGGCCACGACGTGGTCCGCCTGGTGCGCCGCGAAGCCGTGCGCCCGGACGAAATCAGCTGGGACCCTTACGGTTCGAGCTTCGACAGCGGCATCGTGGCGGGTGCGGGCGCGGTGATCAACCTGTGCGGCGCGACCGTCGCGGGCAAGCGCTGGTCGCCCGCGTACAAGGAGGAGATGCGCGACAGCCGCATCGTGCCGTCCAGGGTGCTGTCCAGGGCGGTCGCCGAGACCGGTGTCCCCGTCCTGCTCAACGCCTCGGCCGCCGGTTGGTACGGCGACAGCGGCGACCAGGACGTCGACGAATTCGCGCCGCATGGAACGGATTTCCTCGGCACCATGTGCCGGGATTGGGAAGCGGCGACCGAGGCCGCCTCCGCCGCCGGTGTCCGGGTGGTGCTGCTGCGCACCGCGAACGTGCTCTCCGCCGACTCCATGCTGATCGAGAAGCTGCGCCCGCTGTTCCGGCTCGGACTCGGCGGCAAGTTCGGCACCGGCCGCCAGTACCTGCCGTGGATCACCCTGCACGACTGGCTCGCCGCGGTGAACTGGCTTTTGACGTTCTCCGTCTCCGGCCCGGTGAACCTGTCCGCCCCCGAGACCGTCACCAACGCCGAGTTCACCTCCGCCTTCGCCGCGGCGATGAACCGGCGCGCCGTGCTGACGCTGCCCGGCGCCGTGCTGAAGCTGATCGGCGGCGAAGGCGGCGCCGAGCTGCTGCACGGGCACAAGATGGTGCCGAAGGTGCTGGTGGGCAACGGTTTCGAGTTCGCGCACGGCACCCTGGATCAGGCGATGAAGTACACCTTCGCCGTGCGCTGA
- a CDS encoding AAA family ATPase has translation MYLVGGQRRDSLKLAISGTYGVGKSTTTETLSIATGIPRTHALTSRELLIDLAPGKTVMELNSIELLQLGLRRFEERVHNESGGGSFISDGSVVHEWVYGTARMAVGINPGAGLLLRTVKAAAGIGRKAPLREYTDIIGDVVKERAARLYDAYVHLPVEFPMKTDGHRPVSEPFRKLSDDTLLQVVKDIGLPYEVVGGTVHERVSRIIELFDLETVMPVDEAIAEAKRRVSAATEVLEEDDRFKEAQRKKSLWRKVSYAMRY, from the coding sequence GTGTATCTAGTCGGCGGACAGCGCCGCGACAGCCTGAAGTTGGCCATTTCCGGCACCTACGGCGTCGGCAAGAGCACGACGACCGAGACGCTCTCGATCGCCACCGGTATTCCGCGCACGCACGCGCTCACCTCCCGTGAGCTGCTGATCGATCTCGCCCCCGGCAAGACGGTGATGGAGCTCAACTCCATCGAACTGCTGCAACTCGGACTGCGCCGCTTCGAGGAGCGGGTGCACAACGAATCCGGCGGCGGCTCTTTCATTTCCGACGGTTCCGTGGTGCACGAATGGGTGTACGGCACCGCACGCATGGCGGTCGGCATCAATCCCGGCGCGGGGCTGCTGCTGCGCACCGTGAAGGCCGCCGCGGGCATCGGGCGCAAGGCGCCGCTGCGGGAGTACACCGACATCATCGGCGATGTCGTCAAGGAGCGGGCCGCCCGGCTGTACGACGCCTATGTGCACCTGCCGGTGGAGTTCCCGATGAAGACCGACGGCCACCGCCCGGTGTCCGAACCGTTCCGTAAGCTCTCCGACGACACGCTGCTGCAAGTGGTGAAGGACATCGGGCTGCCTTACGAAGTGGTGGGCGGCACTGTGCACGAACGGGTTTCGCGGATCATCGAGCTGTTCGACCTGGAGACCGTCATGCCGGTCGACGAGGCGATCGCCGAGGCCAAGCGCCGGGTGTCCGCCGCGACCGAGGTGCTGGAAGAGGACGACCGGTTCAAGGAAGCCCAGCGCAAGAAGTCGCTGTGGCGCAAGGTCTCCTACGCCATGCGATACTGA
- a CDS encoding LysM peptidoglycan-binding domain-containing protein, with translation MGDTLRVGEELALGHSLSGGAYTLTLQSDGNLVLSEPDGNVVWATQTHDQGVERATLQHDGNFVLYKGEGAAWSTETNGKDADRLVVQADRNVVLYGADGSALWASDTNTDNPLPAPEEPAAAPAEEQVAEQAPPPPAPEPELRTYTVEPGDTLWVIAERFYGDGNRYQEIAEASGIPNPDAIEPGQVLTIP, from the coding sequence GTGGGCGACACGCTGCGCGTAGGCGAAGAACTTGCACTCGGCCATTCCCTGAGCGGCGGTGCTTACACCCTGACTCTGCAATCGGACGGCAACCTCGTCCTGTCGGAGCCGGATGGAAACGTCGTCTGGGCCACTCAGACTCACGATCAGGGTGTGGAGCGGGCGACGCTACAGCACGACGGCAACTTCGTGCTCTACAAGGGTGAGGGCGCCGCTTGGTCGACCGAGACCAACGGCAAGGACGCGGACCGGCTCGTCGTCCAGGCCGACCGCAACGTGGTGCTGTACGGCGCCGACGGCAGCGCGCTGTGGGCGTCGGACACCAACACCGACAACCCGCTGCCCGCTCCGGAGGAGCCCGCCGCGGCCCCGGCCGAGGAGCAGGTCGCGGAGCAGGCGCCCCCGCCGCCCGCGCCCGAGCCCGAGTTGCGCACCTACACCGTGGAACCGGGCGACACCCTGTGGGTGATCGCCGAGCGCTTCTACGGCGACGGCAACCGCTACCAGGAGATCGCCGAAGCCAGTGGCATTCCGAACCCCGACGCGATCGAACCCGGTCAGGTGCTGACGATTCCGTAG
- a CDS encoding TetR/AcrR family transcriptional regulator yields MRARLSAAERREMILEAAGRAFSRGGYAGTSTDVVALEAGVSQPYVVRMFGTKADLFQEVFDRAVRSLLTAFAAELEDPEVAASPEVWKRLGGVYNSLVEDRDVLVVLLQGFSAAAGHPQIAAAARRFVSALYTLLVERTGCDPERAREFIANGMLLNALLAMNATEHADDPALAALAECALGQDCGFDAPESE; encoded by the coding sequence ATGAGGGCCAGACTGAGTGCGGCCGAGCGTCGCGAGATGATTCTCGAGGCCGCTGGGCGAGCGTTCTCTCGCGGCGGCTACGCGGGCACCAGCACCGACGTCGTCGCGCTGGAGGCCGGAGTCTCGCAGCCGTACGTGGTGCGCATGTTCGGCACCAAGGCCGACCTCTTCCAGGAGGTCTTCGACCGGGCGGTGCGGTCCCTGCTCACCGCGTTCGCCGCCGAACTGGAGGATCCGGAGGTCGCCGCGTCGCCCGAGGTGTGGAAACGCCTCGGCGGGGTCTACAACAGCCTGGTCGAGGACCGGGACGTGCTGGTGGTCTTGTTGCAGGGCTTCAGCGCGGCCGCCGGTCATCCGCAGATCGCCGCCGCCGCACGGCGTTTCGTCTCCGCGCTGTACACCCTGCTCGTCGAGCGCACCGGCTGCGACCCCGAGCGCGCGCGGGAATTCATCGCCAACGGCATGCTGCTCAACGCGCTGCTGGCGATGAACGCCACCGAACACGCCGACGACCCCGCGCTGGCCGCGCTCGCGGAATGCGCGCTCGGCCAGGACTGCGGGTTCGACGCTCCGGAATCGGAGTGA
- a CDS encoding beta-ketoacyl-ACP synthase 3 — translation MTALQAGVLMIGSYRPDRIVSNSDLAPELGVDEEWISTRTGITERRFAGNHETVISMAASAAQKALDAAAMSADQIDVVMIATSTHLNQTPAAAAIVAAELGCSGPAAFDISAGCSGYAHGIGQAAALINAGQADNILVIGSEKLSHVIDLNNRSVAPIFGDGAGAAIVGRTESGHIRRTIWGSDGTQSRLIRQEPTWEELRAAPTTTATPFLHMEGTEVFRWATGAVPRIVSEIAHAGGITLADVEVFIPHQANLRIIDGVARKLGWQDESVVIADDVRRTGNTSAAALPLAIDDLVSSGRAKPGQLALQVSFGAGLSYAGQVFDLPQVA, via the coding sequence ATGACGGCTTTACAAGCCGGAGTTTTGATGATCGGATCATACCGGCCCGATCGCATCGTTTCCAATTCCGATCTCGCCCCCGAATTGGGTGTCGATGAAGAGTGGATATCCACGCGGACCGGAATTACCGAACGTAGATTCGCTGGAAATCACGAAACAGTAATTTCGATGGCCGCATCGGCCGCGCAGAAAGCGCTCGATGCCGCCGCGATGTCCGCCGACCAGATCGACGTCGTGATGATCGCGACCTCGACCCATCTCAACCAGACTCCGGCCGCCGCGGCGATCGTCGCCGCCGAACTCGGCTGCTCCGGCCCCGCCGCCTTCGACATTTCGGCGGGCTGCTCCGGCTACGCGCACGGCATCGGCCAAGCCGCCGCGCTGATCAATGCGGGCCAAGCCGACAACATTCTCGTCATCGGCTCCGAAAAGCTCAGTCACGTCATCGATCTCAACAATCGGTCGGTGGCTCCCATCTTCGGCGACGGCGCGGGCGCCGCGATCGTCGGCCGTACCGAATCCGGGCACATCAGGCGCACGATATGGGGCAGCGACGGCACCCAGTCCCGCCTGATCCGCCAGGAACCCACCTGGGAAGAACTGCGTGCCGCGCCGACCACCACGGCCACGCCCTTCCTGCACATGGAGGGCACCGAAGTATTCCGCTGGGCGACCGGCGCGGTGCCCAGGATAGTTTCCGAAATCGCGCACGCCGGCGGTATCACACTCGCCGACGTAGAGGTATTCATCCCGCATCAGGCGAATTTGCGAATCATCGACGGGGTTGCTCGCAAACTCGGCTGGCAGGACGAATCGGTAGTGATCGCAGACGACGTCCGACGGACCGGAAACACTTCCGCCGCCGCCCTTCCGCTGGCGATCGATGACCTGGTGTCTTCGGGCCGGGCGAAGCCGGGACAACTTGCTTTGCAAGTTTCTTTCGGCGCCGGTCTGTCGTATGCGGGACAGGTTTTCGACCTGCCCCAGGTTGCCTGA
- a CDS encoding AAA family ATPase, which produces MKDAPALRLAVTGAPRTGKTTVCTALALATGLDYAAISTHLASPGADRRLAPTVDAAVRGFEQRVDSEARLTSGFVSDGSVLQEWVAAEALRRTRRLRHWLWNPRDLPFRVFEKRYLLAHGGIVTRRANVTYDGFVHLRMDRESGTEGDDRYRTTIDRILLDTLHDGTVPYLVIGGSIEEIVTRVAGMYQLPQLMPVPDAVSAALHAA; this is translated from the coding sequence ATGAAGGATGCACCCGCGCTACGACTGGCCGTGACCGGCGCACCGCGAACGGGTAAGACCACCGTCTGCACCGCTCTCGCGCTGGCCACCGGCCTGGACTACGCGGCCATCTCCACCCACCTCGCCTCCCCGGGCGCCGATCGACGGCTCGCGCCGACGGTCGACGCCGCGGTACGCGGCTTCGAACAGCGCGTGGATTCCGAAGCCCGGCTGACCTCGGGTTTCGTCTCCGACGGTTCGGTGCTCCAGGAATGGGTGGCGGCCGAGGCGCTGCGGCGAACCCGCAGGCTCCGGCACTGGCTGTGGAACCCGCGCGACCTGCCATTTCGCGTCTTCGAGAAGCGGTACCTGCTGGCGCACGGCGGAATCGTGACCCGGCGGGCCAACGTCACCTACGACGGGTTCGTCCATCTGCGGATGGACCGGGAATCGGGCACCGAAGGCGATGACCGATACCGCACCACGATCGACCGAATACTGCTCGACACCCTGCACGACGGGACCGTCCCCTATCTGGTGATCGGGGGGTCCATCGAAGAAATCGTCACCCGGGTGGCCGGCATGTATCAGCTACCGCAGCTGATGCCGGTGCCCGACGCGGTCTCCGCAGCGTTGCACGCCGCATAA
- a CDS encoding HAD family hydrolase, whose product MLATRPRFAFTDVDHTLLRISTLQHFAAYFFEGTGRGEVLAMHQKRMQRLAETGADREMLNRSYYLLWADIPVREVEDNARAWHDRVRADGLYREPLVRRLGELRAQGVETVLVSGSFRACLRPIEIELGCVGVLCTELEERDGVYTGAVRKSLIGAAKRAEVEAFAARYPEHDLAGDFGFGDHLSDVPVLETVGHPAVVPVDPALERVATARGWEVLRDDH is encoded by the coding sequence GTGCTGGCGACCAGGCCGCGCTTCGCGTTCACCGACGTGGACCACACCCTGCTGCGGATCAGCACACTGCAGCATTTCGCCGCGTACTTCTTCGAAGGCACCGGGCGGGGAGAGGTGCTGGCCATGCACCAGAAGCGGATGCAACGCCTGGCCGAGACCGGAGCGGACCGGGAGATGCTGAACCGGAGCTACTACCTGCTCTGGGCCGACATCCCGGTCCGCGAGGTCGAGGACAACGCGCGCGCCTGGCACGACCGCGTCCGCGCCGACGGGCTCTACCGCGAGCCCCTGGTCCGGCGGCTGGGCGAGTTGCGCGCGCAGGGGGTGGAGACGGTGCTGGTCTCCGGCTCCTTCCGCGCCTGCCTGCGACCGATCGAGATCGAACTGGGCTGCGTGGGCGTGCTGTGCACCGAGCTGGAGGAGCGCGACGGCGTGTACACCGGCGCGGTGCGCAAGTCCCTCATCGGCGCGGCCAAGCGCGCCGAGGTGGAGGCGTTCGCGGCCCGGTATCCCGAGCACGACCTCGCGGGCGACTTCGGCTTCGGCGACCACCTGAGCGACGTACCCGTGCTGGAGACGGTCGGCCACCCGGCCGTCGTCCCGGTCGACCCCGCGCTGGAGCGGGTCGCGACAGCGCGCGGCTGGGAAGTCCTGCGTGACGACCACTGA
- a CDS encoding AvrD family protein, whose translation MTVSFSSYDEPLGPRSDRYFGEGYKKVSPELADLRIRRSTQLGAKHSGVARLSYPAAWSTKKHRELVPHVSSVDTIMLAASLCDAAITHARDLSPAESSRMWVRQAAVRAGAAPHEDLDRIPVEAEITTTTAAAEDADEIETAFKFRVGNLTGTLTMVHPVGSGALDVPGTDHIEQLSDIYGPAPHYYLNGVKDHTLTAADLTVDETATRINSRQRVSTGVEGGYVGAESAYWDSVSPIDAIVGAAQLSQILLYQMDGLDRRNSNTLWMRKLEFVTEGPRRPSTEPFDGTVEIRRTSTIDRGGQRWRSADLLIKEFQGVTGFCLLAHQLPD comes from the coding sequence ATGACCGTTTCTTTTTCCAGCTACGACGAGCCCCTCGGACCCCGGTCCGATCGATACTTCGGTGAGGGTTATAAAAAGGTCAGCCCCGAGCTGGCCGACCTTCGAATCCGTCGCTCCACCCAGCTCGGCGCCAAGCACTCCGGTGTGGCGCGGCTGAGCTACCCGGCCGCCTGGTCGACCAAGAAGCACCGCGAGCTGGTGCCGCACGTCAGCAGCGTCGACACGATCATGCTCGCCGCCTCCCTGTGCGACGCCGCCATCACCCACGCCCGAGACCTCAGCCCGGCCGAGTCCTCCCGCATGTGGGTGCGCCAGGCGGCCGTGCGGGCCGGCGCCGCACCGCACGAGGACCTCGACCGCATTCCGGTCGAGGCCGAGATCACCACCACCACCGCCGCCGCGGAGGACGCCGACGAGATCGAGACCGCGTTCAAGTTCCGCGTCGGCAACCTGACCGGCACGCTCACCATGGTGCACCCCGTCGGTTCGGGCGCGCTGGACGTGCCGGGAACCGACCACATCGAGCAGCTCAGCGACATCTACGGTCCGGCGCCGCACTACTACCTCAACGGCGTCAAGGACCACACGCTGACCGCCGCCGACCTGACCGTCGACGAGACCGCCACCCGCATCAACAGCAGGCAGCGCGTCAGCACCGGGGTCGAGGGCGGCTACGTCGGCGCGGAATCGGCCTACTGGGACTCGGTTTCGCCGATCGACGCCATCGTCGGCGCGGCGCAGCTCTCCCAGATCCTGCTCTACCAGATGGACGGACTGGACCGGCGCAACAGCAACACGCTGTGGATGCGCAAGCTCGAGTTCGTCACCGAGGGTCCGCGCCGCCCCTCGACCGAGCCGTTCGACGGCACGGTGGAGATCCGGCGCACCTCGACCATCGACCGCGGCGGCCAGCGCTGGCGCAGCGCCGATCTACTGATCAAGGAGTTCCAGGGCGTCACCGGGTTCTGCCTGCTCGCGCACCAGTTGCCCGACTGA
- the purH gene encoding bifunctional phosphoribosylaminoimidazolecarboxamide formyltransferase/IMP cyclohydrolase, with protein MSERSETTVVPADRKAINRALVSVYDKTGLIELATGLHAAGIELVSTGSTAAKIADAGIPVTKVEELTGFPETLDGRVKTLHPRVHAGILADTRKQEHVDQLVELGVEAFQLVVVNLYPFTQTVASGASPDECVEQIDIGGPSMVRAAAKNHPSVAVVVDSGDYDDVLAAVKSGGFTLAQRTALAAKAFQHTASYDVAVASWMTSVLAPGVAEEPASTPFPGWIGGSWERAAVLRYGENPHQAAALYTDNDGSVGLAQAEQLHGKEMSYNNYTDADAAWRAAYDHEAPAVAIIKHANPCGIAIGADIAEAHRKAHACDPVSAFGGVIAANREVTVEMAEQVADIFTEVIVAPSYADGAVEVLQRKKNVRILVAEPPQRAGAELRPISGGALLQQRDILDAEGDDSANWTLATGEPADEQTLADLEFAWRACRAVKSNAILLAHDGASVGVGMGQVNRVDAVQLAVQRAGDRAKGSVAASDAFFPFPDGPQQLIQAGIRAIVQPGGSVRDQETIDLAREAGVTLYLTGSRHFAH; from the coding sequence GTGAGTGAGCGTAGCGAAACGACCGTGGTTCCGGCCGATCGCAAGGCGATCAACAGGGCGCTGGTGAGCGTCTACGACAAGACGGGGCTCATCGAGCTCGCGACCGGTCTGCACGCGGCGGGCATCGAGCTGGTCTCCACCGGTTCGACGGCCGCCAAGATCGCCGACGCAGGCATCCCGGTGACCAAGGTCGAGGAACTGACCGGATTCCCGGAGACGCTGGACGGCCGGGTCAAGACCCTGCATCCGAGGGTGCACGCGGGCATCCTCGCCGACACGCGCAAGCAGGAGCACGTCGACCAGCTGGTCGAACTGGGCGTCGAGGCGTTCCAGCTCGTGGTGGTGAACCTGTACCCGTTCACCCAGACGGTGGCCAGCGGTGCGAGCCCGGACGAATGCGTCGAGCAGATCGACATCGGCGGCCCGTCCATGGTGCGCGCGGCCGCGAAGAACCACCCGTCGGTCGCCGTGGTCGTGGACAGCGGCGACTACGACGACGTGCTCGCCGCGGTGAAGTCCGGCGGCTTCACGCTGGCGCAGCGGACGGCGTTGGCCGCCAAGGCCTTCCAGCACACCGCGAGCTACGACGTCGCGGTGGCGAGCTGGATGACCAGCGTGCTGGCCCCCGGCGTGGCCGAGGAGCCCGCGAGCACGCCGTTCCCGGGATGGATCGGCGGCAGCTGGGAGCGCGCCGCGGTGCTGCGCTACGGCGAGAACCCGCACCAGGCGGCGGCGCTGTACACCGACAACGACGGTTCGGTCGGGCTGGCGCAGGCGGAGCAGTTGCACGGCAAGGAGATGTCGTACAACAACTACACCGATGCCGACGCCGCGTGGCGCGCCGCCTACGACCACGAGGCGCCCGCTGTGGCGATCATCAAGCACGCCAACCCGTGCGGCATCGCGATCGGCGCCGACATCGCCGAGGCGCACCGCAAGGCGCACGCCTGCGACCCGGTGAGCGCCTTCGGCGGCGTGATCGCGGCCAACCGCGAGGTCACCGTGGAGATGGCCGAGCAGGTCGCCGACATCTTCACCGAGGTCATCGTGGCGCCGTCCTACGCGGACGGCGCCGTCGAGGTGTTGCAGCGCAAGAAGAACGTGCGCATCCTGGTCGCCGAGCCGCCGCAGCGGGCGGGCGCCGAGCTGCGTCCGATCAGCGGCGGCGCGCTGTTGCAGCAGCGCGACATCCTCGACGCCGAGGGCGACGACTCGGCCAACTGGACCCTCGCCACCGGCGAGCCCGCGGACGAGCAGACCCTCGCCGATCTCGAATTCGCTTGGCGCGCCTGCCGCGCGGTGAAGTCCAACGCCATCCTGCTCGCCCACGACGGCGCGTCGGTCGGCGTCGGCATGGGGCAGGTCAACCGGGTGGACGCGGTGCAGCTCGCGGTGCAGCGCGCGGGGGACCGGGCCAAGGGGTCGGTCGCCGCCTCCGACGCGTTCTTCCCGTTCCCGGACGGACCGCAGCAGCTGATCCAGGCCGGTATCCGCGCCATCGTGCAGCCCGGTGGTTCGGTCCGCGACCAGGAGACCATCGACCTGGCCCGCGAGGCCGGAGTGACGCTCTACCTCACCGGGTCGCGCCACTTCGCGCACTGA
- the purN gene encoding phosphoribosylglycinamide formyltransferase, with protein sequence MRRSRALTSPHAQWAPAAAPATVVVLASGTGSLLRALLDAASAAGYPAKIVAVGVDRVCAATEHADAAGVPHFRVALKDFPDRMAWDAALTEAVAAYEPDLVVSAGFMKILGPAFMNRFGGRIINTHPALLPSFPGAHGVRDALAYGVRVTGSTVHLVDSGVDTGPILAQEAVPVLPDDDEETLHERIKVVERRLLAEVVAAVATRGIVSDGRKAVIPDERVRQ encoded by the coding sequence ATACGCAGGAGTAGAGCGCTGACGTCTCCGCATGCCCAGTGGGCGCCCGCCGCGGCGCCGGCCACCGTAGTCGTGCTCGCCTCGGGCACCGGGTCGCTGCTGCGCGCGCTCCTCGACGCGGCGAGCGCCGCCGGCTATCCCGCGAAGATCGTCGCGGTCGGCGTGGACCGTGTCTGCGCCGCCACCGAGCACGCCGACGCCGCCGGCGTTCCGCATTTCCGGGTGGCGCTGAAGGATTTCCCCGACCGCATGGCATGGGATGCCGCGCTGACCGAGGCGGTGGCCGCCTACGAGCCGGACCTGGTGGTCTCGGCCGGATTCATGAAGATCCTCGGTCCCGCGTTCATGAACCGCTTCGGCGGACGGATCATCAATACCCACCCCGCGCTGCTGCCGTCGTTTCCCGGTGCGCACGGCGTCCGTGACGCGCTCGCGTACGGGGTGCGGGTCACCGGCTCGACGGTGCACCTGGTCGACTCGGGCGTCGACACCGGACCGATCCTCGCGCAGGAGGCGGTGCCGGTGCTGCCCGACGACGACGAGGAAACCCTGCACGAGCGGATCAAGGTTGTCGAGCGACGGTTGCTGGCGGAGGTTGTCGCCGCCGTCGCGACGCGAGGCATTGTCTCCGACGGACGAAAGGCAGTAATTCCAGATGAGCGGGTGCGCCAGTGA
- a CDS encoding MFS transporter, producing MASAGALTKTPQRSESAIWTLVVVALATFMLMLDLTVVNVALPDIREAFDSTFSALQWILDAYALGLAAVLLAAGSLADRIGRKRVFDAGLVIFVLSSLACGLAPNDFVLIVARLVQGLGGAILFAVGPALLGHEFRGKDRGMAFGVFGGVAGLAIAFGPLIGGALTETAGWRWIFLINVPVTIAALAVGYLKMRESRSDTPPPVDWLGMVTFSAGLFFLVLGFMRGEQDGWTSGRIIGCFALALVLLAVFTWLQISRPSHAMFDLTLFRNRTFNGLSVVTALCALSVMPALFLLISYVQNLLGYSAFASGVRFLPLTLLLFVAAAIAGSMVAKLPPSILVGASQLLIAAGLIAVLLVEPGSSWTALIPGMVLIGLGMGVFNPPRAAFSIAVTSPDKAGMASGVNETFQQAGLAIGIAAVGAFFQNRVGSAFTESEAARTVFGDKAAEAGDAVAAGGPAVVAAEVPESVAESVRAAAESAFVSGLENAMVLAAVLAAVSGAIAFLTLRSRDLDEAALATPGVPTEDADTQPAPVA from the coding sequence ATGGCATCCGCAGGCGCCCTGACCAAGACACCACAGCGATCGGAAAGTGCGATCTGGACGCTGGTCGTCGTCGCGCTGGCGACGTTCATGCTGATGCTCGACCTCACCGTCGTCAACGTCGCACTACCCGATATCCGCGAAGCTTTCGATTCCACGTTCTCCGCGCTGCAGTGGATTCTCGACGCCTACGCGCTCGGCCTGGCCGCGGTGCTGCTCGCCGCGGGCTCGCTCGCCGACCGCATCGGGCGCAAGCGGGTCTTCGACGCGGGCCTGGTGATCTTCGTGCTGTCGTCGCTGGCCTGTGGCCTCGCGCCGAACGATTTCGTGTTGATCGTCGCCCGCCTGGTGCAGGGCCTCGGCGGCGCGATCCTGTTCGCGGTCGGCCCCGCGCTGCTCGGACACGAGTTCCGCGGCAAGGACCGCGGCATGGCGTTCGGCGTGTTCGGCGGCGTCGCGGGTCTGGCGATCGCGTTCGGCCCGCTGATCGGCGGCGCGCTCACCGAGACCGCGGGCTGGCGCTGGATCTTCTTGATCAACGTGCCGGTCACCATCGCCGCGCTCGCCGTCGGCTACCTGAAGATGCGCGAATCCCGCAGCGACACACCGCCGCCGGTGGACTGGCTGGGCATGGTGACGTTCTCCGCCGGTCTGTTCTTCCTGGTGCTCGGCTTCATGCGGGGCGAGCAGGACGGCTGGACCAGCGGCCGGATCATCGGCTGCTTCGCGCTGGCCCTGGTACTGCTCGCCGTCTTCACCTGGCTGCAGATCTCCCGGCCGAGCCACGCGATGTTCGACCTGACGCTGTTCCGCAACCGCACCTTCAACGGTCTGTCCGTGGTGACCGCGCTGTGCGCGCTCTCGGTGATGCCCGCGCTGTTCCTGCTCATCTCCTACGTGCAGAACCTGCTCGGCTACTCCGCCTTCGCCAGCGGCGTGCGCTTCCTCCCGCTGACGCTGCTGTTGTTCGTCGCCGCCGCCATCGCGGGCAGCATGGTCGCCAAGCTGCCGCCGTCCATCCTGGTCGGCGCCTCGCAGCTGCTCATCGCCGCGGGTCTGATCGCGGTGCTGCTCGTCGAGCCCGGTTCCTCGTGGACCGCGTTGATCCCCGGCATGGTGCTGATCGGTCTCGGCATGGGTGTGTTCAACCCGCCGCGCGCCGCCTTCTCCATCGCGGTCACCAGCCCGGACAAGGCGGGCATGGCCTCGGGCGTGAACGAGACCTTCCAGCAGGCCGGTCTGGCGATCGGCATCGCCGCGGTCGGCGCGTTCTTCCAGAACCGGGTCGGTAGCGCCTTCACCGAATCCGAGGCGGCGCGCACGGTCTTCGGCGACAAAGCCGCCGAGGCGGGCGACGCGGTCGCGGCGGGCGGTCCGGCCGTCGTCGCGGCCGAGGTGCCCGAGTCGGTCGCCGAATCCGTCCGCGCGGCAGCGGAATCGGCGTTCGTCAGCGGCTTGGAGAACGCCATGGTGCTGGCGGCGGTGCTGGCGGCCGTCTCCGGTGCGATCGCGTTCCTGACACTGCGCAGCCGCGATCTGGACGAGGCCGCGCTCGCCACCCCCGGCGTGCCGACCGAGGACGCCGACACCCAGCCCGCGCCGGTGGCCTGA
- the rpsR gene encoding 30S ribosomal protein S18 — translation MAVKRAPSKKVRAEQARRPKKNPLIAAGIETVDYKDVNLLRTFISDRGKIRSRRVTGLTPQQQRQVAVAVKNAREMALLPFTSR, via the coding sequence ATGGCAGTCAAGCGAGCACCGTCGAAGAAGGTCCGCGCGGAACAGGCCCGCCGCCCCAAGAAGAACCCGCTGATCGCCGCGGGGATCGAGACGGTGGACTACAAGGACGTGAACTTGCTGCGCACGTTCATCTCCGATCGCGGCAAGATTCGCAGCAGGCGCGTCACCGGGCTCACCCCGCAGCAGCAGCGTCAGGTCGCCGTCGCGGTGAAGAACGCCCGCGAGATGGCCCTGCTGCCGTTCACCAGCCGGTAG